The following are encoded in a window of Salegentibacter mishustinae genomic DNA:
- a CDS encoding DUF4129 domain-containing protein: MIKFLLFFNLLFFGNFIPQEPVVADSTEIAENITDEKLEKADFDSDKIERYKSEKAFDYLDKIEEDSWWTRLKRWVNLKWNAFLQWLFGDYQTNAFWSAVLQALPYVLLVLVLGVITWLFIRLNPGNAVMAEPITGKVNLQKEEELVKRADISSLINQAISEENYRLAVRYLYLKSLRLLDQTEHISYRFQKTNEDYINEIKETGIKEQFTKITRLYDFIWYGDFPLSKERFEKVDREFTEMENSLKPGSNG, encoded by the coding sequence ATTCTTCGGAAATTTTATTCCGCAGGAGCCAGTAGTTGCTGATTCTACTGAAATAGCTGAGAACATCACTGATGAAAAACTGGAAAAAGCTGATTTTGACAGCGATAAAATTGAACGTTATAAATCGGAAAAAGCTTTTGATTATTTAGATAAAATTGAAGAGGATTCCTGGTGGACCCGCTTAAAACGTTGGGTTAACCTAAAATGGAATGCTTTTCTCCAATGGCTTTTTGGCGATTATCAAACTAACGCATTCTGGAGTGCTGTTCTCCAGGCTTTACCATACGTTTTACTTGTTTTGGTGCTGGGAGTCATCACCTGGCTTTTTATTCGTTTAAACCCTGGAAACGCGGTGATGGCAGAACCTATTACCGGGAAAGTAAACCTTCAAAAAGAAGAAGAGCTTGTAAAAAGGGCTGATATTTCTTCTTTGATCAATCAAGCCATAAGCGAAGAGAATTATCGTTTAGCGGTGCGTTATTTGTATTTAAAAAGCCTTCGCTTGCTAGATCAAACAGAACATATTTCCTATAGATTTCAAAAAACTAACGAAGACTACATCAATGAGATTAAAGAAACTGGAATAAAAGAGCAGTTCACAAAAATCACCCGGCTCTACGATTTTATCTGGTATGGAGATTTTCCACTTTCTAAAGAACGTTTTGAGAAAGTTGACAGGGAATTCACGGAAATGGAAAACAGTTTAAAACCTGGAAGCAATGGGTAA
- a CDS encoding DUF4350 domain-containing protein: protein MGKTAKLFFGFFLLLVVFLTYLEASEPEPVNWTPSYMSDDKIPLGTLVFHESWKNTNKWEMEEISIPPFEKLADSLGDGTYFFLNNAVAFDQDELNRILDWVNKGNELFISARGISPALLDTLHLETKVFIPKNDLSSKPELNFKNSSLKSETGFKFKNEFPPLFFQQKDSASIQVLGQINIQGDDKNKQPNFISSEFGKGKIYLHTTPEAFGNYFLLTQQNYEYAEKILAYINEEKPVFLDNYYKAGKSFYSSPLYILLSDNRLKWAYYFLLAGSILFIIFEGKRKQRAIPLVNPAKNQSYEYAKTVGDLYLEEKEYAELISKKINLFLEYIRMDYKISTKNIDEEFHTLLAAKSGNSIASGKKLFEKMERISNNENAGKSEFFELAEAINNFKSHSNGKSGK, encoded by the coding sequence ATGGGTAAAACAGCAAAGTTATTTTTCGGTTTTTTCCTGCTCCTGGTGGTGTTTCTAACTTACCTGGAGGCTTCAGAACCTGAACCCGTAAACTGGACACCCAGTTATATGAGTGATGATAAAATACCGCTTGGAACCCTGGTTTTTCACGAAAGCTGGAAGAATACCAACAAATGGGAAATGGAAGAAATTAGCATTCCACCATTTGAAAAACTTGCTGATAGCCTGGGAGATGGCACTTATTTTTTCCTGAATAATGCTGTAGCATTTGATCAAGATGAATTAAATAGAATATTGGATTGGGTTAATAAGGGCAACGAACTTTTTATTTCTGCCAGGGGCATTAGCCCTGCTTTACTGGATACGCTTCACCTGGAAACTAAAGTGTTTATTCCAAAAAACGATCTAAGCTCAAAACCCGAACTGAATTTTAAAAATTCGTCTTTAAAAAGTGAAACTGGTTTTAAATTTAAAAATGAATTTCCTCCGCTCTTCTTTCAGCAAAAAGATAGTGCTTCTATTCAGGTTCTGGGACAAATAAATATTCAGGGAGATGATAAAAACAAACAGCCTAATTTTATAAGTTCTGAATTTGGGAAAGGAAAAATTTACCTACACACCACCCCTGAAGCATTTGGTAATTACTTTCTTTTAACACAGCAGAATTATGAATATGCAGAAAAAATTCTGGCTTATATAAATGAGGAAAAACCGGTATTTCTAGACAATTATTATAAAGCAGGTAAAAGCTTTTACTCTTCTCCGCTCTATATTCTTCTTAGCGATAACCGACTTAAATGGGCTTATTATTTCTTACTGGCCGGCAGTATCTTGTTCATTATTTTTGAAGGAAAAAGAAAACAACGAGCTATTCCGCTAGTAAATCCTGCAAAGAACCAGAGTTACGAATATGCTAAAACCGTTGGTGATCTCTATTTAGAAGAAAAAGAATATGCAGAATTGATTTCGAAAAAGATCAATTTATTTTTAGAGTACATACGGATGGATTATAAAATTTCAACCAAAAATATAGATGAAGAATTCCATACTTTACTGGCGGCAAAATCTGGAAACAGTATCGCTTCAGGAAAGAAACTTTTTGAAAAAATGGAAAGAATCTCTAACAACGAAAATGCCGGCAAAAGTGAATTTTTCGAACTTGCTGAAGCAATAAATAATTTTAAATCACATTCCAATGGAAAATCAGGAAAATAA
- a CDS encoding AAA family ATPase gives MENQENKETESINFDSRIPLDDLKEAVSSLKNQLAKVIVGQNDFVELLIAGLLSNGHVLIEGVPGVAKTLTAKLFAKSLDTNFSRIQFTPDLMPSDVLGTSVLNAQKGEFEFKPGPIFSNIVLIDEINRAPAKTQAALFEVMEERQITIDGVQHDLEAPFMVLATQNPIEQEGTYALPEAQLDRFLFKIEVDYPSLEDEINILKTHHDRKGSLPISQIEAVLNPKNLKELKNQIQEIIVEEKLMHYIASIVGKTRNHSHIYLGASPRASIAVMNASKAFAAINGRDFVIPEDIKKVLNPVLAHRLIISPDREMEGITAKEVIEMISQSVEIPR, from the coding sequence ATGGAAAATCAGGAAAATAAAGAAACCGAATCGATAAATTTTGATAGTCGTATTCCTTTAGACGATCTTAAAGAAGCTGTTTCAAGTTTAAAAAACCAGCTGGCCAAAGTTATTGTTGGCCAAAATGATTTTGTAGAATTATTAATCGCCGGCCTGCTTTCTAACGGCCACGTTTTAATTGAAGGTGTTCCCGGGGTTGCGAAAACATTAACCGCCAAACTATTCGCAAAAAGCCTGGATACTAATTTTAGCCGAATTCAATTTACACCAGATTTGATGCCTAGTGATGTACTGGGAACTTCGGTATTAAATGCTCAAAAAGGCGAATTTGAATTTAAACCCGGCCCTATCTTTTCGAATATCGTTTTAATTGATGAGATTAACCGTGCCCCGGCAAAAACCCAGGCTGCCCTCTTTGAGGTAATGGAAGAGCGCCAAATTACAATAGATGGTGTACAACACGATTTGGAAGCACCTTTTATGGTATTGGCCACGCAAAATCCTATAGAACAGGAAGGAACTTACGCTTTACCGGAGGCTCAATTAGATCGATTTTTATTTAAAATTGAAGTAGATTATCCAAGTCTTGAAGACGAAATAAATATTCTAAAAACCCATCACGACCGCAAGGGTTCACTACCGATTTCTCAAATTGAAGCCGTTTTGAATCCTAAGAACCTAAAGGAGCTAAAAAACCAGATCCAGGAAATAATCGTTGAAGAAAAGCTGATGCATTATATTGCCAGTATTGTTGGAAAGACCCGTAATCACTCGCACATTTATCTTGGTGCTTCTCCACGAGCTTCTATCGCGGTGATGAATGCTTCAAAAGCTTTTGCCGCAATTAATGGAAGGGATTTTGTAATTCCGGAAGACATTAAAAAAGTGCTAAATCCTGTCTTAGCTCATAGACTTATAATTAGTCCTGATAGAGAAATGGAAGGGATTACCGCCAAAGAAGTGATAGAAATGATTTCCCAATCTGTAGAAATTCCACGTTAG
- a CDS encoding DUF58 domain-containing protein — protein MLNFFKSLYLNQRFFYAIFVIALLFLFSYFFDFLFGFTWVLSLLLLLFFLADLVSLYKNNQINAERILPQKFSNSDENDVEVILENNYGFSIYVEIIDEIPVQFQKRDFFKRLKIATGATEKFSYSLRPVERGEYFFGKLNIYSYTKIGLAKRKSIFGEQQMLKVYPSFIQMKKLDFLAIDNRLSQAGLKKIRRIGHTMEFEQIKEYVPGDDIRTINWKATAKHGDLMVNQFQDEKAQPIYSIIDTGRVMKMPFNGLSLLDYAINSSLAFSNIALKKKDKVGLISFSAKIESILKANAKLSQLQQIMERLYNINTQFPDSDFNMLYSNLRKRITQRSLLMLYTNFEHISALKRQLPYLQAINKKHVLVVIFFENTELDKIITSKPDNTTDMAHQVIAESFTHDKKLMAAELRKHGINTLLTKPEDLSINAINKYLEIKARGIL, from the coding sequence GTGCTCAACTTCTTTAAATCCTTATATCTAAATCAACGTTTTTTTTATGCGATCTTCGTCATCGCACTTCTCTTCCTGTTTTCCTATTTCTTTGACTTTTTATTTGGATTCACCTGGGTTTTAAGTTTGCTTTTGCTATTATTCTTTCTTGCCGATCTGGTAAGTCTTTATAAAAACAACCAAATTAATGCCGAAAGAATTCTTCCGCAGAAATTCTCCAACTCAGATGAAAATGATGTAGAAGTAATCCTTGAAAACAATTACGGTTTTTCGATTTATGTAGAAATTATAGATGAAATTCCGGTGCAATTTCAAAAACGCGATTTTTTTAAACGTCTAAAAATTGCGACCGGTGCTACCGAGAAATTTAGTTATTCTTTACGACCGGTAGAACGCGGTGAATATTTCTTCGGAAAACTTAATATTTATAGCTACACAAAAATAGGACTTGCAAAACGCAAAAGTATTTTTGGAGAACAACAAATGCTTAAAGTCTATCCTTCATTTATCCAAATGAAAAAACTGGATTTCCTGGCTATAGATAATCGCTTATCTCAAGCTGGTTTGAAGAAAATTAGAAGGATTGGGCACACCATGGAATTTGAGCAAATTAAAGAATATGTGCCGGGAGACGATATAAGGACCATAAACTGGAAAGCCACCGCCAAACACGGCGATCTTATGGTGAACCAGTTTCAGGATGAAAAGGCCCAACCTATTTATTCTATAATAGATACCGGGCGGGTGATGAAAATGCCTTTTAATGGCTTGAGTTTGCTGGATTATGCAATTAACAGCAGCCTCGCTTTTTCTAATATTGCCCTTAAGAAAAAAGATAAAGTAGGATTAATTTCCTTTTCAGCTAAAATTGAAAGTATACTTAAGGCAAACGCAAAGTTGAGCCAGTTGCAGCAAATTATGGAACGCTTGTATAACATCAATACACAGTTCCCCGATTCAGATTTTAATATGCTCTACAGCAATTTGCGCAAAAGGATCACGCAGCGAAGTCTGTTGATGTTATATACCAATTTTGAACATATTTCAGCCTTAAAAAGACAGCTTCCTTATTTGCAGGCCATCAATAAAAAGCACGTGCTGGTGGTGATATTTTTTGAAAATACAGAACTGGATAAAATTATAACCAGCAAACCCGATAATACTACCGATATGGCTCACCAGGTAATCGCTGAAAGTTTTACACACGATAAAAAGTTAATGGCGGCAGAGTTACGGAAACATGGGATTAATACTTTGCTCACCAAACCCGAAGATCTCAGCATTAACGCCATTAATAAATATTTAGAAATTAAAGCGCGGGGAATACTTTAA
- a CDS encoding DUF2141 domain-containing protein — protein sequence MKTIAILFSLFLCQIAFAQTETTGNIVVSVENLSSEEGKVYFALFNEDNFLKKAPIQGEVSEIKEGVAQITFSEVPSGTYAVTAYHDKNGNQQMDFESNGIPKENYGVSNNQMNLYGPPLWEDAKFEFDGSDKALQLQF from the coding sequence ATGAAAACAATTGCCATTTTATTCAGTCTATTCCTTTGTCAAATTGCCTTCGCGCAAACTGAAACTACCGGAAACATTGTTGTGAGTGTAGAGAATCTTTCTTCGGAAGAAGGTAAGGTTTATTTCGCCCTTTTCAATGAAGATAATTTTCTTAAAAAAGCCCCTATCCAGGGAGAAGTAAGTGAGATTAAAGAAGGAGTCGCGCAAATCACTTTTTCTGAAGTTCCTTCCGGGACCTATGCCGTAACCGCTTATCACGATAAAAATGGAAATCAGCAGATGGATTTTGAAAGTAATGGAATTCCGAAAGAAAATTACGGAGTTTCCAATAATCAAATGAATTTATACGGGCCACCACTTTGGGAAGATGCTAAATTTGAATTTGACGGATCTGACAAAGCGTTGCAGCTTCAGTTCTAA
- a CDS encoding LysR family transcriptional regulator: MTITQLHYVLAVAEHKNFTKAAQKVFVTQPTLSMQIQKLEEELDVQIFDRTKKPIQLTETGQKIVQQARNIVNESDRIKDIVDQQKGFVGGIFKLGVIPTIMPTLLPMFINNFIKKYPKVKLKIEELNTEAIIERLREGHLDAAIAATPLELPGIKENVLYYEPFVGYIPNAHRLHNKEKIEVNDLDIDDMLLLEDGHCFKDGIINLCKSSRNYDEDHFQLESGSFETLIKLANEGLGMTLLPYLHTLDLKDGEKKNLKMFKDPVPAREVSLIYNRSELKMQIIEAIRSTIAGVVKGAIAFHNVNIISPLSKKNEFQE; encoded by the coding sequence ATGACGATTACACAACTGCATTATGTATTGGCTGTTGCCGAGCATAAGAATTTTACTAAAGCAGCGCAAAAGGTTTTTGTAACCCAGCCTACGCTAAGTATGCAAATTCAAAAACTGGAAGAAGAACTGGATGTACAAATATTTGATAGGACCAAAAAGCCTATTCAACTAACCGAAACGGGCCAAAAAATTGTACAGCAGGCAAGAAATATTGTTAATGAAAGTGACCGGATCAAAGATATTGTAGATCAGCAAAAAGGCTTTGTAGGTGGAATTTTTAAACTGGGCGTAATACCCACAATAATGCCCACTTTATTGCCTATGTTCATCAACAATTTCATCAAAAAGTATCCGAAAGTAAAACTCAAAATAGAAGAGTTAAATACAGAGGCTATAATTGAGCGCTTAAGGGAAGGACATTTAGATGCTGCAATTGCCGCTACTCCATTGGAATTGCCGGGAATTAAAGAAAATGTACTTTATTACGAACCCTTTGTAGGTTATATTCCAAATGCTCACAGGCTGCATAATAAAGAAAAAATTGAAGTAAACGATCTTGATATAGACGACATGCTCCTTCTGGAAGATGGGCATTGTTTTAAAGACGGAATCATTAATTTATGTAAGTCTTCCCGAAATTACGACGAAGACCATTTTCAGCTGGAAAGCGGAAGTTTTGAAACTTTAATAAAACTTGCCAATGAAGGATTGGGTATGACGCTTCTGCCTTATTTACACACCCTGGACCTAAAAGATGGCGAGAAGAAAAATTTAAAAATGTTTAAAGATCCTGTTCCGGCAAGAGAAGTGAGTCTTATCTATAACCGAAGCGAATTAAAAATGCAGATCATTGAAGCTATAAGAAGTACGATTGCAGGTGTTGTAAAGGGTGCTATCGCTTTTCACAATGTGAATATTATTAGTCCTTTAAGTAAGAAGAACGAGTTTCAGGAATAA
- a CDS encoding TIGR00266 family protein: MNAHEIDYQIFGEEMQYVELELDPQEAVIAEAGNFMMMDDGIRMDTIFGDGSKENEGFLGRVLGAGKRLLTGESLFMTIFSNEIQGKKRISFASPYPGKIIPIDLTRYGNKFICQKDAFLCAAKGVAVGIEFSKKLGRGFFGGEGFIMQKLEGDGMAFVHAGGTMARKELSPGEKLKIDTGCIIGFTQDINYDIEFVGGIKNTIFGGEGLFFATLTGPGTVYVQSLPFSRLANRIWQAAPQGGGKDKGEGSILGGLGDVIGGDRRF, from the coding sequence ATGAATGCACACGAAATAGACTACCAGATCTTTGGGGAAGAGATGCAGTATGTAGAACTGGAACTAGACCCACAGGAAGCCGTAATTGCTGAAGCCGGCAATTTTATGATGATGGATGACGGAATAAGAATGGATACCATTTTTGGTGATGGCTCTAAAGAAAATGAAGGTTTTCTAGGGAGAGTTTTAGGCGCCGGAAAACGTTTACTTACCGGCGAAAGTCTTTTTATGACCATTTTTAGTAACGAAATTCAGGGGAAAAAGCGTATTAGTTTTGCTTCCCCATATCCTGGTAAAATAATTCCAATAGATCTAACTCGTTACGGTAATAAGTTTATCTGCCAGAAAGATGCATTCTTATGCGCAGCGAAAGGTGTTGCTGTTGGAATTGAATTTAGTAAGAAACTCGGTAGAGGATTTTTTGGTGGTGAAGGCTTTATTATGCAAAAACTGGAAGGTGATGGGATGGCTTTTGTTCACGCCGGTGGCACTATGGCCCGAAAAGAATTATCTCCCGGTGAAAAGCTAAAAATTGATACCGGTTGTATTATTGGGTTTACCCAGGATATAAACTATGATATTGAATTTGTAGGAGGAATTAAAAATACCATTTTTGGTGGAGAAGGACTCTTTTTCGCTACGCTTACAGGTCCGGGGACCGTTTACGTACAATCCCTACCTTTTAGCCGTTTGGCTAACAGAATTTGGCAGGCTGCGCCACAAGGTGGTGGTAAAGATAAAGGAGAAGGCAGTATTCTTGGAGGCTTAGGAGATGTAATAGGTGGTGATCGCAGATTTTAG
- a CDS encoding DUF4442 domain-containing protein, with translation MTLNKGKLNKFLMLKLPSAWLCGVRVDEIEENTCKVTVKHKWINQNPFKSMYFAVQAMAAELSTGALVMGKIQKSNTKISMLVAQNRAQFTKKATGKISFYCYDGHLIDEAIEKTLTTGEGQTFWMKSTGINDTGQQVAIFEFEWTIKAK, from the coding sequence ATGACATTAAATAAAGGTAAACTCAATAAATTTTTAATGCTGAAACTGCCTAGTGCCTGGCTGTGCGGGGTTAGAGTAGATGAGATTGAGGAAAATACTTGTAAGGTAACTGTAAAACATAAGTGGATTAACCAAAACCCATTTAAGAGTATGTATTTTGCTGTACAGGCAATGGCTGCCGAATTAAGTACAGGCGCGTTGGTGATGGGGAAAATTCAGAAATCTAATACTAAGATTTCTATGTTGGTGGCTCAAAACCGTGCGCAGTTTACCAAAAAGGCTACAGGTAAAATAAGTTTTTATTGTTATGACGGTCATTTAATTGATGAAGCCATTGAAAAGACTTTAACTACGGGAGAAGGGCAAACCTTCTGGATGAAATCTACCGGTATTAACGACACCGGGCAACAGGTTGCCATATTTGAATTTGAATGGACCATTAAAGCAAAATAA
- a CDS encoding DUF4870 domain-containing protein, with amino-acid sequence MNSNIAKEEKTLATILHLSVYSKFIIPFGNFIFPLILWLTKKEKPFIDDHGRKAINFQISLFLYTIFLLAVGLAIVLFQAIRLGGEVPFVIGPDQFYIDEMGQAISIVITISVFAILLSALFILEIFAVISASVKASNGENYSFPLSINFIGRDSDNHQFNNHQQSKNEQFKNPKNQTL; translated from the coding sequence ATGAACTCAAATATAGCAAAAGAAGAAAAAACACTGGCCACGATCTTGCATTTATCGGTTTATTCAAAGTTTATTATTCCATTTGGGAATTTTATTTTTCCCCTAATATTATGGTTAACAAAAAAAGAAAAGCCTTTTATAGACGATCACGGCAGGAAAGCCATCAATTTTCAAATTAGTCTTTTTCTCTATACCATTTTCCTATTAGCAGTAGGATTAGCCATTGTACTTTTCCAGGCAATTAGGTTAGGCGGCGAAGTACCCTTTGTTATTGGTCCAGACCAATTTTATATAGACGAAATGGGACAGGCAATTTCTATAGTTATCACCATTAGTGTATTTGCTATCCTGCTTTCAGCACTATTTATTTTAGAAATATTTGCGGTGATAAGCGCAAGTGTAAAAGCCAGCAATGGAGAAAATTATTCTTTTCCTTTAAGCATCAATTTTATAGGAAGAGATTCAGATAATCATCAATTTAATAACCATCAACAATCAAAAAATGAACAGTTTAAAAACCCTAAAAATCAAACGTTATGA
- a CDS encoding PadR family transcriptional regulator — protein MKIENTKAQMRKGVLEYCILSVLKDEDAYVAEILDTLKDAKLLVVEGTIYPLLTRLKNAGLLSYRWEESSSGPPRKYYGLTDTGKLFLKELTGTWNELQTAVNIVTTQKNKNHE, from the coding sequence ATGAAGATAGAGAACACCAAGGCTCAAATGCGTAAAGGTGTGCTGGAATACTGCATTCTTTCGGTATTAAAAGACGAAGATGCGTATGTAGCTGAAATTCTAGACACTCTTAAAGACGCCAAACTACTGGTGGTTGAAGGCACAATTTATCCTCTATTAACCAGGTTAAAAAATGCAGGATTGCTCAGTTATCGCTGGGAAGAATCCAGCAGCGGACCGCCAAGAAAATATTATGGCCTTACCGATACCGGAAAACTCTTTCTAAAGGAGCTTACCGGCACGTGGAACGAACTGCAAACCGCTGTTAACATTGTAACCACTCAAAAAAACAAGAATCATGAATAA
- a CDS encoding PspC domain-containing protein, which produces MNKTVNINLAGIFFHIDEDAYAKLQHYLDAIKRSFTNTQGKDEIIADIEARIAELFNEKKKEDRQVIGIKEVEEVIAIMGQPEDYMVDEEIFEDEPVYTKTTKSSGKQLFRDTEHSYVGGVSSGLGHYLGIDFIWVRLLWILLTIFSSGAFILIYIALWIFVPEAKTTADKLAMRGEEVTISNIEKKIREGFDNVTGKVKDVDYQKYGNQARNGANSAATAIGDIITFILKVFVKLIGIVLIILAGSVLISLFVGLFTVGTFGIIDAPWSSYVEMAVSGAPLWLLWLLGFLIVGIPFFFLFVLGLKILVGKLRSIGTPAKLVLLGLWILALVGATVIGIQQATHRAFDGEQVVSETLPISANDTLYLGMQSDSNYSSSIYRSTDFKIKYNDNDEKVLYSSDVRLIVKATKDSLAKLEVVKSAEGKDYKEAKERAQNIDYNTSFSGNELLLNSFFTSPAEFKYRDQEVKVTLYLPEGTTLFADNNTSTFHRNTDYWGDILISGDEEKFLKITEDEAICEDCPVEDWESDREDEWNEEGDFNARINSGEEEVNIQINSRGVTVDKKPVENNRENNENEEL; this is translated from the coding sequence ATGAATAAGACAGTAAATATAAATCTTGCCGGTATATTCTTTCACATTGACGAAGATGCATATGCCAAACTGCAGCATTATCTGGATGCCATAAAACGTTCTTTTACCAATACTCAAGGGAAAGATGAAATTATAGCTGATATTGAAGCACGTATTGCTGAACTGTTCAATGAGAAGAAAAAAGAAGACCGTCAGGTTATCGGCATTAAAGAAGTAGAAGAAGTAATCGCCATAATGGGGCAACCCGAAGATTATATGGTAGATGAAGAGATCTTTGAAGACGAACCGGTTTATACCAAAACCACAAAATCTTCAGGAAAGCAGTTATTTAGAGATACCGAGCATTCTTATGTTGGTGGAGTTTCTTCAGGACTGGGACATTATTTAGGTATAGATTTTATCTGGGTACGTTTACTTTGGATATTACTTACCATCTTTTCCAGTGGTGCGTTTATTCTTATTTACATTGCCCTTTGGATCTTTGTACCAGAAGCTAAAACCACAGCCGATAAACTGGCTATGCGTGGTGAAGAGGTAACCATTAGTAATATTGAAAAAAAAATTCGGGAGGGTTTTGACAATGTTACCGGAAAAGTAAAAGATGTAGATTACCAGAAATATGGAAACCAGGCTAGAAATGGCGCTAACTCTGCAGCTACCGCAATAGGAGATATTATTACTTTTATCTTAAAGGTATTTGTTAAACTAATAGGTATTGTTTTAATAATTCTAGCGGGATCTGTATTAATTAGTCTATTTGTAGGCTTATTTACCGTTGGAACTTTTGGAATTATAGATGCTCCCTGGAGTAGTTATGTAGAAATGGCCGTTAGCGGCGCACCACTCTGGTTGTTATGGTTACTAGGTTTTCTAATTGTAGGGATTCCGTTTTTCTTCCTGTTCGTTTTAGGATTAAAAATTCTTGTAGGCAAATTAAGATCTATAGGAACTCCGGCTAAACTGGTCCTACTCGGCCTTTGGATACTTGCTTTAGTTGGTGCCACCGTAATAGGAATTCAGCAAGCCACTCACAGGGCTTTTGATGGGGAACAAGTAGTTTCTGAAACACTTCCTATTTCAGCAAACGATACGCTTTACCTGGGAATGCAAAGCGATTCTAATTATTCATCAAGTATTTATAGAAGTACAGACTTCAAAATAAAGTATAATGATAATGATGAGAAAGTACTGTATAGCTCTGATGTTCGCTTAATTGTAAAAGCTACCAAAGATTCGCTGGCAAAACTGGAAGTCGTAAAATCTGCGGAAGGTAAAGATTACAAAGAAGCAAAAGAACGCGCTCAGAATATCGATTACAATACGAGTTTCAGCGGAAATGAATTATTGCTAAACAGTTTCTTTACATCACCGGCTGAATTTAAATATCGAGACCAGGAAGTGAAAGTAACCTTATATCTACCGGAAGGCACTACTCTTTTTGCAGACAACAATACCAGTACATTTCATAGAAATACAGATTACTGGGGAGATATATTGATCTCTGGAGATGAAGAGAAGTTCTTAAAGATTACCGAAGATGAAGCCATTTGCGAAGATTGCCCGGTTGAAGATTGGGAGTCTGATAGGGAAGACGAATGGAATGAAGAAGGTGATTTTAATGCAAGGATAAACTCTGGTGAAGAAGAAGTGAATATTCAAATTAATAGTCGAGGGGTAACGGTAGATAAAAAACCGGTTGAGAATAACAGAGAGAACAATGAAAATGAGGAATTATGA
- a CDS encoding GIN domain-containing protein → MKKLLLLFSAVLFFSCGAQKIKGSGNVTTEKNRLPDFHSIEIAGDFEVELKKGSTAMMEVEADDNLHSIIRGEVIDRTLYLKPSKEIGKSKSQEIIITYPENLQKINVSGKVELEAEGELYSEELKITSSEDVEVYLTITATKFDLFNEGDSKIELNLTAEDAYFQLNGSSDIEALVNAPKFKVDTYEKAKAKIEGEVDDLQLRAEHSTKFDGRRLTAKTAVVIAEGKSKNEIEVLDKLTLTAKNRSEIELYGNPEIDLLEFSEKAVLAKKD, encoded by the coding sequence ATGAAAAAACTATTATTACTATTTAGCGCTGTATTATTCTTTAGCTGTGGCGCCCAAAAAATAAAAGGAAGCGGAAACGTTACTACTGAAAAAAATCGATTACCAGACTTTCATAGCATTGAAATAGCCGGTGATTTTGAAGTAGAACTGAAGAAGGGCAGTACCGCGATGATGGAGGTTGAGGCCGATGATAACCTGCATAGTATAATTAGAGGCGAGGTTATAGACCGCACTTTATACCTTAAGCCCAGTAAAGAAATTGGAAAAAGTAAATCCCAGGAAATTATAATAACTTATCCAGAAAATCTTCAGAAAATAAATGTTTCGGGAAAAGTAGAATTAGAAGCTGAAGGAGAACTTTATTCGGAAGAGCTTAAGATTACCAGCAGCGAAGATGTTGAAGTCTATCTTACTATTACCGCTACCAAATTCGATCTTTTTAATGAAGGTGATTCTAAAATAGAATTGAACCTCACTGCAGAAGATGCTTATTTTCAGCTAAACGGCTCCAGCGATATTGAAGCCCTGGTAAACGCACCAAAATTTAAAGTGGATACTTATGAAAAAGCAAAAGCTAAAATTGAAGGTGAAGTAGACGATTTGCAATTGCGCGCCGAGCATTCTACCAAATTTGATGGTAGAAGGTTAACCGCGAAAACCGCCGTGGTTATTGCCGAAGGCAAATCTAAAAACGAGATAGAGGTATTAGATAAATTAACGCTTACTGCTAAAAACCGAAGTGAGATCGAGCTATACGGTAACCCCGAGATAGATTTGTTAGAGTTTTCAGAAAAAGCAGTACTGGCTAAAAAAGATTAA